A single window of Arvicanthis niloticus isolate mArvNil1 chromosome 20, mArvNil1.pat.X, whole genome shotgun sequence DNA harbors:
- the LOC117724888 gene encoding olfactory receptor 10C1-like isoform X2, which yields MNVNCSLWQENSLSVKRFAFAKFSEVPGECFLLFTIILFMFLVSLTGNALITLAICTSPALHTPMYFFLANLSLLEIGYTCSVIPKMLQSLVSEARGISREGCATQMFFFTLFGITECCLLAAMAFDHCMAICSPLHYATRMSPGVCAQLAIVSWGTGCIVGLGQTNFIFSLNFCGPCEIDHFFCDLPPVLALACGDTSQNEAAIFVVAVLCISSPFLLIIYSYVRILVAVLMMPSPEGRHKALSTCSSHLLVVTLFYGSGSINYLRPKSSHSPGIDKLLGLFYTAVTSMLNPIIYSLRNKEVKGALRRTLGLKKVLIMNR from the coding sequence ATGAATGTCAACTGCTCTCTGTGGCAGGAGAACAGCTTATCTGTTAAACGTTTTGCATTTGCTAAGTTCTCTGAGGTCCCTGGAGAATGCTTTCTTCTGTTCACCATCATCCTTTTCATGTTCTTAGTATCACTGACAGGAAATGCACTCATAACCCTTGCCATCTGTACCAGTCCAGCCCTACACACTCCTATGTACTTCTTTCTGGCCAACTTGTCTCTCCTGGAAATTGGCTACACTTGCTCTGTCATACCCAAGATGCTGCAGAGCCTTGTGAGTGAGGCTCGAGGGATCTCTCGGGAGGGATGTGCCACACAAATGTTTTTCTTCACACTTTTTGGTATAACTGAGTGCTGCCTATTGGCAGCCATGGCCTTTGATCACTGCATGGCCATATGCTCCCCACTCCACTATGCAACCCGAATGAGTCCTGGGGTATGTGCCCAGTTGGCAATAGTTTCATGGGGAACAGGTTGCATTGTAGGGTTGGGACAaaccaattttattttctccttaaacTTCTGTGGACCCTGTGAGATAGACCACTTCTTCTGTGACCTTCCACCTGTCCTAGCACTTGCCTGTGGAGATACATCACAAAATGAGGCTGCCATCTTTGTGGTAGCAGTCCTCTGTATATCTAGTCCATTTTTACTGATCATTTATTCCTATGTCAGAATTCTGGTTGCAGTGCTGATGATGCCTTCACCTGAGGGGCGCCATAAAGCTCTGTCCACCTGTTCCTCCCACCTACTTGTAGTTACACTCTTCTATGGCTCAGGATCTATTAATTACTTGAGGCCCAAGTCTAGCCACTCACCAGGAATTGATAAACTCCTGGGCCTCTTCTATACAGCAGTGACATCAATGCTGAACCCCATCATCTATAGTTTAAGGAACAAGGAAGTAAAGGGAGCACTGAGAAGAACTTTGGGCCTGAAGAAAGTTCTGATAATGAATAGGTAA
- the LOC117724888 gene encoding olfactory receptor 10C1-like isoform X1 gives MTYFSVFQEMNVNCSLWQENSLSVKRFAFAKFSEVPGECFLLFTIILFMFLVSLTGNALITLAICTSPALHTPMYFFLANLSLLEIGYTCSVIPKMLQSLVSEARGISREGCATQMFFFTLFGITECCLLAAMAFDHCMAICSPLHYATRMSPGVCAQLAIVSWGTGCIVGLGQTNFIFSLNFCGPCEIDHFFCDLPPVLALACGDTSQNEAAIFVVAVLCISSPFLLIIYSYVRILVAVLMMPSPEGRHKALSTCSSHLLVVTLFYGSGSINYLRPKSSHSPGIDKLLGLFYTAVTSMLNPIIYSLRNKEVKGALRRTLGLKKVLIMNR, from the coding sequence ATGACTTACTTTTCTGTCTTCCAGGAGATGAATGTCAACTGCTCTCTGTGGCAGGAGAACAGCTTATCTGTTAAACGTTTTGCATTTGCTAAGTTCTCTGAGGTCCCTGGAGAATGCTTTCTTCTGTTCACCATCATCCTTTTCATGTTCTTAGTATCACTGACAGGAAATGCACTCATAACCCTTGCCATCTGTACCAGTCCAGCCCTACACACTCCTATGTACTTCTTTCTGGCCAACTTGTCTCTCCTGGAAATTGGCTACACTTGCTCTGTCATACCCAAGATGCTGCAGAGCCTTGTGAGTGAGGCTCGAGGGATCTCTCGGGAGGGATGTGCCACACAAATGTTTTTCTTCACACTTTTTGGTATAACTGAGTGCTGCCTATTGGCAGCCATGGCCTTTGATCACTGCATGGCCATATGCTCCCCACTCCACTATGCAACCCGAATGAGTCCTGGGGTATGTGCCCAGTTGGCAATAGTTTCATGGGGAACAGGTTGCATTGTAGGGTTGGGACAaaccaattttattttctccttaaacTTCTGTGGACCCTGTGAGATAGACCACTTCTTCTGTGACCTTCCACCTGTCCTAGCACTTGCCTGTGGAGATACATCACAAAATGAGGCTGCCATCTTTGTGGTAGCAGTCCTCTGTATATCTAGTCCATTTTTACTGATCATTTATTCCTATGTCAGAATTCTGGTTGCAGTGCTGATGATGCCTTCACCTGAGGGGCGCCATAAAGCTCTGTCCACCTGTTCCTCCCACCTACTTGTAGTTACACTCTTCTATGGCTCAGGATCTATTAATTACTTGAGGCCCAAGTCTAGCCACTCACCAGGAATTGATAAACTCCTGGGCCTCTTCTATACAGCAGTGACATCAATGCTGAACCCCATCATCTATAGTTTAAGGAACAAGGAAGTAAAGGGAGCACTGAGAAGAACTTTGGGCCTGAAGAAAGTTCTGATAATGAATAGGTAA
- the LOC117724748 gene encoding olfactory receptor 2G3-like, giving the protein MTINKTSGGDFILVGFSDQPQLEKILFVVVLISYLLTLIGNTAIILVSCLDSALQTPMYYFLTNLSFIDICFSTSIVPQLLWNLHGSAKTITATGCAIQLYVSLALGSTECVLLAVTAFDRYAAVCRPLHYATVMHPRLCQSLAGVAWLSGVGNTLIQGTITLRLPRCGNHRIYHFICEVPAMIKLACVDIHANEVQLFMASLVLLLLPLTLILVSYGYIAQALMRLRSALTWGKALGTCGSHLLVVVLFYGTITAIYIQPNSSYAHSQGKFITLLYTVVIPTLNPLIYTLRNKDVKGALKRLVKKDNNIGKKILSK; this is encoded by the coding sequence ATGACAATTAACAAGACTTCAGGTGGTGATTTCATCTTGGTGGGCTTCTCTGATCAGCCACAACTTGAAAAGATCCTCTTTGTGGTGGTGCTGATCTCCTACCTCCTGACACTGATAGGTAACACAGCGATCATCCTCGTTTCCTGTTTGGATTCTGCGCTCCAAACGCCCATGTACTATTTCCTTACGAACCTCTCTTTCATTGATATCTGCTTTTCCACCAGCATTGTTCCTCAGCTGCTGTGGAACCTCCATGGTTCAGCCAAGACAATCACTGCCACAGGCTGCGCTATTCAGCTTTATGTGTCTCTGGCTCTTGGGTCCACTGAATGTGTCCTCCTCGCAGTTACGGCATTTGATCGCTATGCTGCTGTTTGCCGACCACTCCACTATGCTACAGTTATGCACCCACGGCTCTGCCAGTCTCTTGCAGGAGTCGCCTGGCTGAGTGGAGTGGGCAACACGCTGATCCAGGGCACCATCACCCTCCGCCTCCCTCGCTGTGGGAACCACAGGATTTATCACTTCATCTGTGAAGTTCCTGCCATGATCAAGTTGGCATGTGTAGACATTCATGCCAATGAAGTGCAGCTATTCATGGCTTCCTTGGTGCTGCTCCTCCTTCCCCTGACACTGATCTTGGTATCATATGGGTACATTGCCCAAGCACTGATGAGGTTAAGGTCAGCTCTAACCTGGGGTAAAGCTCTTGGAACCTGTGGATCCCACCTGCTGGTAGTAGTACTATTTTATGGCACAATCACTGCTATCTATATCCAGCCTAACAGCTCCTATGCACACAGTCAGGGGAAGTTTATCACCCTTTTGTATACCGTGGTTATTCCTACTCTAAACCCCCTCATTTACACTTTAAGAAACAAAGATGTAAAGGGAGCATTGAAGAGGCTGGTAAAGAAAGATAACAACATTGGAAAGAAAATTCTTTCCAAATAG